From one Arenicella chitinivorans genomic stretch:
- a CDS encoding response regulator: MPTKTALIVDDSKTAQFKLKRILQAYELRIDLAYSAEDALSYLSYRIPDIIFMDHSMRGMNGLEAVKIIKANRATATIPVAMYTDESGDDYVQRAREAGAIDVLSKAVMTENDIDRTVKSIGATLKSYQSPPVQHHETEEETHPSQHTSDSLFQVRDQVAKSLEIHQGHVRREIQDNTRVMLGRFMRELREIKDQITRDTAASTRPTDELNSPTLTVLPQEQSAGTKPQLNWQQIAIGALAAVALISLIINYQTFSENKRLQAQTNSLIELVSQLEPGLSSDSVEAGEPVAGTKPGAEPKSR; this comes from the coding sequence ATGCCAACTAAAACCGCCTTAATCGTCGACGATTCCAAAACGGCACAATTTAAGCTTAAGCGTATATTGCAGGCCTATGAACTGCGTATTGATCTGGCTTACTCAGCTGAAGACGCCTTGAGCTATTTGTCGTATCGCATTCCGGACATTATTTTTATGGATCATTCGATGCGCGGTATGAACGGGCTCGAAGCGGTCAAAATAATTAAAGCCAATCGAGCCACAGCCACGATCCCGGTCGCCATGTACACGGATGAGTCCGGCGATGATTACGTGCAACGTGCCAGAGAGGCCGGCGCAATTGACGTGCTTTCAAAAGCAGTAATGACCGAGAATGACATTGATCGTACGGTTAAGAGCATCGGCGCCACACTTAAATCGTATCAATCACCACCTGTTCAACATCACGAAACCGAAGAAGAAACGCACCCAAGCCAACACACCAGCGACTCCTTATTTCAAGTGCGTGACCAGGTCGCCAAATCACTCGAAATTCATCAAGGGCATGTACGACGAGAAATTCAAGACAATACCCGCGTCATGCTCGGGCGCTTCATGCGCGAGCTGCGGGAGATCAAAGACCAAATCACGCGCGATACAGCCGCCAGCACGCGCCCAACGGACGAGCTCAACAGTCCAACCCTGACAGTCCTACCTCAAGAGCAGTCGGCGGGCACCAAACCGCAGCTCAATTGGCAGCAAATCGCCATTGGCGCGCTCGCAGCCGTCGCGTTAATCAGCTTGATTATCAATTATCAAACGTTTTCAGAAAACAAACGCCTGCAAGCGCAGACTAACAGCTTGATCGAATTGGTAAGTCAATTGGAACCGGGGCTTAGCTCGGACTCAGTCGAAGCCGGTGAGCCGGTGGCAGGAACTAAACCGGGCGCAGAACCGAAAAGCCGCTGA
- a CDS encoding histidine phosphatase family protein gives MASIYLIRHGQASFGQENYDQLSELGQQQAAHLGRSISQRVPKVDQVVLGGMLRHRQTAENCLAGYAQRLADSNPTIDAGWNEYDHQDILAQLRPEYKTAGGMTEFIASQTNPKQVFEQDFNAAIDRWTSGQFDADYVECWQDYRQRVLTALQRVIDASTNAKNLFVFTSGGPISVVAQHLLGVPAEQIMRMNWTLMNCAVTKLVSTSDRVFLSTLNEHTHFEGAENKHLITYT, from the coding sequence ATGGCCAGCATTTACCTAATTCGTCACGGCCAAGCCTCATTTGGCCAAGAAAATTATGACCAACTGTCCGAGCTGGGACAACAACAAGCAGCGCATTTGGGTAGGTCGATATCTCAGCGCGTACCCAAGGTTGATCAGGTCGTTCTGGGGGGCATGTTACGTCATCGCCAGACTGCTGAGAATTGTCTGGCTGGCTATGCGCAACGCTTGGCCGACAGTAATCCAACCATTGATGCTGGTTGGAATGAATATGATCATCAAGATATTCTCGCACAGTTACGGCCGGAGTATAAAACTGCCGGCGGAATGACCGAGTTCATCGCGTCGCAAACGAACCCCAAGCAGGTGTTCGAGCAGGATTTTAATGCTGCCATTGATCGCTGGACCAGTGGCCAGTTTGATGCTGACTATGTTGAGTGTTGGCAGGACTATCGACAACGGGTGTTGACTGCACTACAACGTGTTATTGACGCATCCACCAACGCGAAAAACCTCTTTGTGTTTACCTCCGGTGGCCCAATATCGGTGGTCGCGCAGCATCTGCTGGGTGTGCCTGCAGAACAGATTATGCGCATGAACTGGACGTTGATGAATTGTGCGGTCACAAAGCTCGTTTCAACGTCTGACCGCGTGTTTTTATCAACCTTGAATGAGCACACGCACTTTGAGGGCGCAGAGAACAAGCATCTAATAACTTACACCTAG
- a CDS encoding ion transporter — MNAIRQFAASKLFDRIIIGLILFTAALIGVEAFPQWMNPTLEHWFNLAHKAVLAAFIIEAAIKLLARMPRPWEYFKSGWNCFDFTLIVLSLLPIAAEFAMLGRVLRLLRVLRLINAYPELRLIVETLLRSIPSMFHITILMGLLFFIYAVLGFHLFHEHDPTHWRDLSYAVLTLFRIVTLEDWTDVMYKAMELSPFYAAYFVSFVIIGTFVVINLFIAVVINNLDEAKYAYLRKLEHPELHDQLLQTLVSTKSSIQELEKQLQTLKDNAGTHSQAPQPVKGTELERST; from the coding sequence ATGAATGCGATAAGACAATTCGCAGCCTCTAAGCTGTTTGATCGTATCATCATCGGGTTGATTTTGTTCACCGCCGCACTGATCGGCGTGGAGGCATTTCCGCAATGGATGAACCCCACGCTCGAGCATTGGTTTAACCTTGCGCACAAAGCTGTATTGGCGGCATTCATTATTGAAGCCGCCATTAAGCTACTCGCTCGTATGCCACGGCCCTGGGAATATTTCAAAAGCGGTTGGAACTGTTTTGACTTCACACTGATTGTGTTGTCTCTGTTGCCGATAGCTGCTGAATTCGCCATGTTAGGTCGAGTGTTGAGACTGCTTCGGGTATTGCGTTTGATCAATGCCTACCCTGAACTGCGCCTAATCGTCGAAACCCTGCTGCGTTCGATCCCATCCATGTTTCATATTACGATCCTGATGGGCTTGCTGTTCTTTATCTATGCAGTGCTCGGGTTTCACTTGTTCCACGAGCACGACCCGACACACTGGCGGGACCTGAGCTACGCAGTACTGACGCTGTTCCGGATCGTGACGCTGGAAGACTGGACCGACGTGATGTACAAGGCCATGGAGTTGTCGCCCTTTTATGCGGCCTACTTCGTCAGTTTTGTAATCATTGGTACGTTTGTGGTGATCAACCTCTTTATTGCGGTAGTGATTAACAACCTAGATGAAGCGAAGTACGCGTACCTGCGCAAACTCGAACATCCAGAGCTACACGATCAGCTGCTGCAAACGTTGGTCAGCACCAAGAGCAGTATTCAGGAGCTTGAGAAGCAACTGCAAACCTTGAAAGATAATGCAGGGACACATTCACAAGCGCCCCAACCCGTAAAAGGTACTGAGTTGGAACGATCAACCTAG
- a CDS encoding SDR family oxidoreductase gives MKRQNILITGASSGLGYTMAKLYAAQGRNLALCARRVDKLDALKAEIAESNPNVTVSVRQLDVNDHDQVFEVFNAFEQDLGHLDRVIVNAGMGKGASLGTGYFEANKQTAITNFVSAIAQCEAALAIFRKQNHGHLVTISSMSAVRGFRRALTVYAATKAAVTSLTEGIRIDLLDTPIKATTIHPGFIRSEINEKVKKVPFIVDTETGCKAILKAIEKEGANYYVPVWPWAIMCRLMRYAPLRMLAKMS, from the coding sequence ATGAAACGACAAAACATTCTGATTACCGGGGCCAGTTCGGGCCTGGGTTACACCATGGCGAAACTGTACGCGGCGCAAGGGCGGAACCTGGCATTGTGTGCCCGACGTGTCGATAAGTTAGACGCGTTAAAGGCTGAGATTGCCGAGTCTAACCCGAACGTGACTGTGTCTGTGCGCCAGTTGGACGTGAACGATCATGATCAAGTGTTTGAGGTGTTTAACGCTTTTGAACAGGACCTCGGGCATCTTGATCGTGTCATCGTGAATGCAGGGATGGGCAAAGGCGCGAGTCTCGGAACGGGGTATTTTGAGGCCAACAAGCAAACAGCGATCACCAATTTTGTTTCCGCTATAGCGCAATGTGAGGCGGCGTTGGCGATTTTCCGTAAACAGAATCACGGTCATTTAGTCACAATTTCTTCAATGAGTGCGGTGCGAGGGTTCCGGCGCGCATTGACGGTGTATGCGGCGACTAAAGCGGCAGTAACATCGTTGACCGAGGGCATCCGCATTGATTTACTCGACACGCCGATCAAAGCCACCACGATTCACCCGGGCTTTATTCGTAGTGAAATCAACGAGAAAGTCAAAAAAGTGCCTTTTATCGTCGACACCGAGACTGGGTGTAAGGCGATTCTTAAAGCCATTGAGAAGGAAGGTGCAAATTATTACGTGCCAGTATGGCCTTGGGCCATTATGTGTCGCTTAATGCGATATGCGCCACTGCGAATGCTGGCGAAAATGAGTTAA
- a CDS encoding phosphotransferase family protein — MTTEALQSLDRAGKVRPGEELDLSQLDPWIKSQIEGLSGTPSVTQYSGGASNWTYCLRYPERELIVRRAPAGTKAKGAHDMGREYRLQALLKPVYPYVPAMLAYSDDTSIIGSEFYVMEKLVGLIPRTNMPRGLTMNAVQNRALCLHAIDSLIELHAVDYTKAGLADFAKGEGYAKRQIDGWSHRYSKAKTWNVPAAKSVMRWLQSNLPEQETICLTHNDFRLDNLVLDAADPTRVIGVLDWELATLGDPLMDLGNSLAYWVEADDDFFAQKTRRQPTHLPGMLTRQELIDYYLYKTGTDATDFTFYQVYGWFRLAGIVQQIYYRYHHKQTRNPAFKHLWVFVHYLIHRCRQAIRLAEQ, encoded by the coding sequence GTGACCACAGAAGCATTACAAAGCTTGGACCGCGCCGGTAAAGTTCGACCCGGTGAAGAGCTGGACCTCAGTCAGCTAGATCCGTGGATTAAATCTCAGATCGAGGGTCTGAGCGGCACACCATCGGTAACGCAGTACTCTGGTGGCGCGTCCAATTGGACCTATTGTTTACGCTACCCGGAGCGGGAACTCATTGTGCGCCGTGCGCCCGCGGGTACCAAAGCCAAAGGTGCGCACGACATGGGGCGTGAGTACCGCTTGCAGGCTTTATTGAAACCGGTGTATCCCTATGTGCCAGCCATGCTGGCTTACTCTGACGATACAAGCATTATTGGCTCTGAGTTTTATGTTATGGAAAAACTCGTGGGGCTGATTCCGCGGACCAATATGCCGCGCGGTTTGACCATGAACGCGGTGCAGAATCGAGCCCTATGTCTGCATGCTATTGACAGTTTGATTGAGTTGCATGCGGTGGACTACACCAAAGCCGGATTGGCAGATTTCGCTAAGGGTGAGGGCTATGCTAAACGCCAGATCGACGGCTGGAGCCATCGTTATAGCAAAGCCAAAACCTGGAATGTACCGGCCGCAAAATCGGTCATGCGTTGGTTGCAGTCGAACTTGCCGGAACAAGAGACAATCTGTTTAACGCATAATGATTTTCGCTTAGACAATCTGGTGCTGGATGCCGCTGACCCAACGCGTGTGATCGGGGTGTTGGACTGGGAGCTCGCAACGCTGGGTGACCCGTTAATGGACCTCGGTAACAGTCTGGCCTATTGGGTAGAAGCCGACGATGATTTTTTTGCGCAGAAAACCCGTCGTCAGCCTACGCATTTACCCGGTATGCTGACACGTCAGGAGTTAATCGACTATTACTTGTATAAAACTGGCACGGACGCGACCGATTTTACCTTTTATCAGGTCTACGGCTGGTTTCGCTTGGCGGGAATTGTGCAGCAGATCTACTATCGCTATCACCACAAACAAACTCGGAACCCAGCGTTCAAGCACCTATGGGTGTTTGTACATTATTTGATTCATCGGTGTCGTCAAGCCATCAGACTTGCGGAGCAATAA
- a CDS encoding ABC transporter permease, with product MQTIPLFNLSLVLIPALLVVWILWRWSAEPGSALYALARMVIQLILIGFVLTYLFAAEHALMVAAILSVMLLVSAWIALRSVPERRTTLYFKALLATGAVNVLLLILITQAVLTSDPWFQPNQVIPLAGMIFAVGMNAISLFAERFYAELESKASTIKARNTAYRATLIPTLNSLLAVGLVSLPGMMTGQILSGVSPLIAVRYQIMIMLVLFSSSGLTAFAFYYLARPEFSEEQN from the coding sequence ATGCAAACCATCCCATTATTCAACCTTAGCCTGGTACTGATTCCCGCTCTGCTGGTAGTCTGGATACTCTGGCGTTGGTCTGCTGAACCGGGCTCAGCCCTTTATGCTCTGGCACGCATGGTGATTCAGCTAATTCTGATTGGTTTTGTGTTGACCTATTTGTTTGCGGCCGAGCATGCCTTAATGGTGGCAGCGATCCTCTCTGTCATGCTACTGGTTTCTGCGTGGATAGCCTTGCGCTCAGTACCTGAACGACGGACTACACTCTATTTCAAAGCTTTGCTGGCAACCGGCGCAGTCAATGTGCTGTTGCTAATTTTAATTACCCAGGCTGTACTCACCAGTGATCCATGGTTTCAACCTAACCAGGTTATCCCATTGGCGGGCATGATTTTTGCCGTTGGTATGAACGCGATCAGCTTATTCGCTGAACGTTTTTATGCGGAACTCGAAAGCAAGGCCAGCACCATCAAAGCACGCAACACAGCCTATCGGGCCACCTTGATTCCCACCTTAAATTCCCTGCTAGCGGTTGGCCTGGTGTCATTGCCAGGCATGATGACTGGTCAAATACTGTCCGGCGTATCCCCCCTGATTGCGGTGCGCTACCAGATCATGATTATGCTTGTGTTGTTTTCATCGTCCGGACTCACCGCGTTCGCTTTCTATTATCTAGCACGCCCAGAATTCTCTGAAGAACAGAACTGA
- a CDS encoding prohibitin family protein, giving the protein MFENLQFIAILAVIASVIVLLIGRNIPALNPVRGLAKTIIVPALLLFIALFCVQQVPAGHVKVATLFGEVQDTVYEEGLHFPVNPLYAWNEYDVRQKTLKFDKMGVPSQDQLISHFDVSLQYRLMGSKAPEVKKNTGTAQDVVQIHVVPYFRSLMREQGKTVANAEEFYSESVQNRMQEHMMSALTQKLEPVGIQMQGILIRNVILPPFIAKAVEDKKRREQEAEKQKAELKRFSTEQEQKIATANAEFEAAKLEEQRIRLLADAEAYKIEKINQAAQQSPAYIQLKQIEAWNGILPKYVGGENMPILDLRTN; this is encoded by the coding sequence ATGTTTGAAAACCTTCAGTTCATCGCTATTCTGGCGGTTATCGCTTCGGTTATCGTGCTACTAATTGGCCGCAATATTCCCGCGCTGAACCCAGTGCGCGGACTCGCGAAAACCATTATTGTGCCGGCGTTACTGCTATTTATTGCCCTCTTCTGCGTCCAACAAGTACCGGCTGGTCACGTCAAGGTCGCCACCTTATTTGGCGAGGTACAGGACACGGTTTACGAGGAAGGCCTGCATTTTCCGGTCAACCCACTCTATGCGTGGAATGAGTATGACGTGCGTCAAAAGACCTTAAAGTTCGACAAAATGGGTGTGCCGTCACAAGATCAGCTGATCTCCCATTTTGATGTGTCCTTGCAATACCGCTTGATGGGGTCCAAAGCACCTGAAGTGAAGAAAAACACCGGTACCGCGCAGGACGTCGTACAAATTCATGTGGTACCGTATTTTCGTTCACTGATGCGGGAGCAAGGCAAGACAGTTGCCAATGCCGAGGAGTTTTACTCCGAGTCGGTTCAAAACCGCATGCAAGAACACATGATGTCTGCATTGACTCAAAAACTTGAACCCGTTGGCATTCAAATGCAAGGCATACTGATTCGCAACGTCATCTTGCCGCCATTTATAGCCAAAGCGGTGGAAGACAAAAAACGTCGTGAGCAAGAAGCCGAGAAACAGAAAGCCGAACTCAAGCGCTTCAGTACCGAACAGGAGCAAAAAATCGCTACTGCCAACGCCGAGTTTGAAGCTGCCAAATTAGAAGAACAACGTATTCGACTCCTAGCGGATGCTGAGGCGTACAAGATCGAAAAGATCAACCAGGCCGCTCAACAGAGCCCTGCATATATTCAGTTGAAGCAAATCGAAGCGTGGAACGGCATCTTGCCGAAATACGTTGGCGGTGAAAACATGCCCATTTTAGACCTGCGCACCAATTGA